Below is a genomic region from Rubrobacter calidifluminis.
CGCGGCCTCGACGAAGTTTATCCGCAGGCGGTGGATGAGATCGTCCCCGTCGCGCATCAGCTCGGGGTCCTGCTCCACCCGGACGGTGACGTAGAGGTCGCCGGGGGCCCCGCCGGGCTCCCCGGCGTGCCCGCCGCCCGAGACCCGCAGCCGCATCCCGTCGTCTATGCCGGGCGGGATCCGGATCTCGCGCCGCACCACCTCCGAGACGCGGCCGCTGCCGCGGCACCGCCCGCACTCTTCCTCCACGACCTGACCCCGCCCGCCGCAGGTGGAGCAGGTCTGGGTGCTGACCATCTGGCCGAGGAGGCTCTCGCGCACCATCTTCACCGCCCCGGCCCCGCCGCAGGTCGGGCAGGTGCGCATCTTCGTGCCCCCGGCGCCGCCGCAGACCGGGCAGTTCTTGATCGTCTGCACCCGGACCTCGCGCCTGGTACCGAAGGCCGCCTCCCGCAGCGAGACCGTGACCTCGGTCTCGATGTCCCCGCCGCGGCCCGGCTCCCGGCGCCGCCCGCCGAAGAACGGGTCGGAGCCGAAGCGGTCCCCGAAGAACGCCTCGAAGATGTCCTGGAAGCCGCCGAAGGGGTCCTCCCCGGCGTACCCGCCGCCGGCCCCGGAGCCGCGCGGCACCCGATGGCCGTAGGTGTCGTACGCCCGGCGGGCCTCCGGGTTGGAGAGCACCTCGTAGGCCTCCGAGAGCTCCTTGAAGCGCTCCTCGGCCTCCGGGTCGCCGGGGTTCGCGTCGGGGTGGTACTTGCGGGCCAGCCTGCGGTAGGCCTTCTTTATCTCCTGCTCCGAGGCCCCGCGCGGCACGCCCAGAACCTCGTAGTAGTCTCGCTTCGCGCCAGCCACGTCCTAGAACCCGCTGGTGAGCCGCTGGGTCAGGGTCTCCGCCGCGTCGCGCACGATGCTTATCGCGGCGTCGTAGTCCATCCGCTTGGGGCCTATGAGTCCGAC
It encodes:
- the dnaJ gene encoding molecular chaperone DnaJ, with translation MAGAKRDYYEVLGVPRGASEQEIKKAYRRLARKYHPDANPGDPEAEERFKELSEAYEVLSNPEARRAYDTYGHRVPRGSGAGGGYAGEDPFGGFQDIFEAFFGDRFGSDPFFGGRRREPGRGGDIETEVTVSLREAAFGTRREVRVQTIKNCPVCGGAGGTKMRTCPTCGGAGAVKMVRESLLGQMVSTQTCSTCGGRGQVVEEECGRCRGSGRVSEVVRREIRIPPGIDDGMRLRVSGGGHAGEPGGAPGDLYVTVRVEQDPELMRDGDDLIHRLRINFVEAALGTEAEVPTLDGERTVRIEPGTQPGTAIRLRGEGMPRLHGRGRGDLKIVVDVMVPTNLTDEQRRLLERFEEASGEKTYDGTDGRDSFFERLRSVFR